The sequence AGAACAATGACTTTAGGAGATTACAAAAAGGTCTTCAGTAACCTCAATTTTACCTATATGGATATCGAAAAAGCAAAAACGTTCATTTTAAAACGTTATCCCTTTGAAAATATAGTAGTCTGTGGCTCACTTTACTTAATAGGTGAGATCTTAAAAACTTTAAAGCAAAACAAAGATTTCCAATTATTAGCTTAACTATCAACTAAAGGGGGAGTATAAAAAATGAAAGACAAGTTGAAGTTTATAACTTTTGGAATATTGGGCGGTTTGGCTTCAGGATTACTAGGAATTGGTGGTGGTTTAGTATTTGTCCCTCTTTTAACAAACTATGCCGGATACTCTCAAAAAGAGGCGCATGCCACATCGCTCGGTGCAATTATTCCTGCAGCCATTGTAGGCGCACTTATATATAATGTAAATGGCTTAAACAGTTTTACAGCCAGCATTTATTTAGCTTTGGGAGGCATTATAGGTGCTCAAATCGGATCAAGAGCAATGTACAAATTTTCAAACAAATGGCTTAGAAAAACATTTGGAGTTTTTCTTTTGTTAATGTGTATAAGGATGGTATTAAAGTGAACATTATTTTATTTCTTGTTGTAGGGCTTTTTACAGGTGTTGTTAGCGGCATGATGGGAGTTGGCGGTGGACTAGTGATGATACCTGCAATGGTATTATTTATGTCTGTGCCCCAAGGTATGGCACAAGGAATATCTCTAGCTGCAATAGTACCAATAAGTTTGATGGGAGCATGGGTACACTTTAAGAAAGGTGGATTAAAAAAAGACGCAATATTGATAGGATTGGGTGCCATACTAGGCGCGTCTATTACAAGTAGTATTATACCGTATATACCTATAAACGCTTTAAAAATGATATTTTCCTTAGTTTTATTTTATTTTGCTTTAAGAATGATATTGAAGTAACGTTAGAAATGTGATACAGTGTGGGTAAATATAAGCTTCTATGAATCTTTATAGTTTTTGCAATGCCATAACATCGGGATTACCCGGTAAAGGGAGATATAATATTTGTACCTCAATAAATTTTAATTGCAAATTTAACCAAAAGGGTGTTCATGCTATATCTGTAGGTGCCGTAGCATGTTGGTGTATACTAATTTAATTTCCTAAGATGGTATTTTCACTTATCCTTAAATTATTTTTAGTAGCAAGAATGATTATTTTGTAGGAGGTAAATTATGAAAAAAATATTAGTTATAAATGGTCCAAACCTTAATATGCTAGGAACCAGAGAACCAAATATTTATGGCAATATTACTTTACATAGCTTAGAAGAGTTAATATTAAACTTTGCCAAAGAACTGGAAATAAAAGTAGATTTCTTTCAGTCAAATCATGAAGGAGATATTATAGACAAAATTCACAGAACTTACGACGCATATAATGCTTTTATAATCAATCCAGGTGCCTTCACTCACTACTCCTATGCAATAAGAGATGCTATTGCCTCAATTAACATCCCCGTTATAGAGGTGCATCTCTCAAACATTCACGCAAGGGAGGAGTTTAGAAAATCTTCAGTGATAGCACCAGTTTGTCTTGGGCAAATAAGCGGCTTGGGAGAATTATCCTATTTAACTGCAATAGTTGCCATAGACAAATACCTACAAAAGTCAGCAAAAAAGATATAATAGATGCTTTTTTATCGACACTATTCCTTTTCTGGCATTCCAGAATACACTACTCCATACTTTGTAAGTATTTTTGCCTTGCCTCTTACCTTCATTGCTGAAGTATTATCGGTGAACTGTGCTATTACTACTTCACCAACGTCAATTCTTTCAGAGTGATGAAATTTTGTTTCTTTTCCCCTTGTCATGCCAGATATCATTACCCCATCAGCCAAAGCTTTTATTACTACGTAATCAGCTAAAGTAGAAATAGGTTTTGTATCAAGAGGAAACATAAGATTTTCTACTTTTTCATCTATATTATTGTTATCTGATTTATCCATCCTTCTCATCCTTCTTTCTTCTAATTAACTCTTCATAAATATTATCAAAACTCAAACCAAAAGTATAAAGTGAAAGTGCTATATGAAAGTATAAGTCTGTTACCTCATAAACAAATTCGCTTTTATCCCCTCTCATACCAGCTATAATAGTTTCAACCGCTTCTTCTCCAAGTTTTTGAAGTATTCTACTTTTTCCTTTATTCAGTAGTTTACTAACATATGAATCCGGTTTCGGGTTTTCTTCTCTATTTTTAAAAGTTGAAAACAAATACGATAAAATAGCTGACTTTGACTTCTCTTCTACTAAGCCGCTATTCTCTATCTTCCTATAAAAGCAACTTCTGTTTCCTGTATGACAGGCAATCCCACCAACTTGTTCTACTAAAATAAGAAGAGTATCCCCATCGCAATCAACTTTTATCTCTTTAACCCTTTGTATGTGGCCACTCGTTTCGCCTTTATGCCACAAACACTTTCTCGATCTGCTATAAAACCATGTTTCGTTAGTTTCAATTGTTTTCTTTAAGGACTCCTCATTCATGTACGCCATCATTAGAACATCTAATGTATAAAAATCCTGAACAATAGCTGGAACAAGACCAGATTTATCAAATTTAATTTTAGATATTATATTATCTATCAATCGTTTAATATCTCCCTTTCTTTGTTAGAAAGAAGTTTATCAATTTCTTGGATAAAAGAATCCGTTATCTTTTGGAACTCGTTTTTAAACCTCTTCAGATCATCTTCTGAAATCTCTTTATTTTTTACCTTTTTCTCCAAAATTTCAAGTTCGTCTCGCCTTATATTTCTTACAGCTACCCTCGCCTCTTCAGCCATCTTTTTAACAACCTTTACAAGTTCCTTCCTTCTCTCCTGAGTTAGAGTAGGAATCACTATTCTCAAAACCATCCCATCCACTTGAGGAGTAAGTCCTAAATCAGATAATCTAATTGCTTTATCTACTGCTTGAAGAGCATTCTTATCATAAACGTTAATAAGAAGAGTTCTTGCATCTTGTTGAGAAACGTTCGCAAGCTGTTTAATGGGAACAGTAGTCCCATAATAATCAACCTTAACGTGATCTAAAAGAGCGGGAGACGCTCTTCCTGTTCTTACAGAAGCAAATTCTTTTGAAAGATTATCAATAGCTTTTGACATTCTCTGTCTTAAGTGTTCTACTTCTTTTGAATTCAATTAATACACCTCCTTTTATCAGATATTAATTGAAAAGTTAACTAATAAACCAGCGTACCCACCTTCTCTCCCTTTAGAGCTTTTTCTATATTGCCAGGTTCAAGCAAGCTAAATACCACTATAGGTATTTTATTGTCCATACACATAGATATTGCAGTAGTATCCATTACAGAAAGGCCTTCTTTAAGTACGTCCATATATTTTAGCTTATCAAATTTTACAGCACCAGGATTTAGCTTTGGATCGGCATTATAAACGCCATCTACAGATGTAGCTTTAAAAATAACATCAGCACCAATCTCTGCTGCCCTTAATGCAGCTGCAGTATCAGTAGTAAAATAAGGGCTTCCTGTCCCAGCCGCAAAAATTACTACCCTTCCTTTTTCTAGATGCCTTATAGCCCTGCGCCTGATATATGGCTCTGCTACTTCTCTTATCTCAATTGCAGTCTGTACCCTGGTTTGAACTCCTCTTCTCTCAAGAGCATCCTGCAGGGCAAGTGCATTAATTACAGTAGCAAGCATTCCCATATGATCTGCTGTAGCTCTATCCATACCAAGAGCTACTCCAGATAAACCTCTAAAGATGTTTCCCCCTCCCACAACTATAGCAATTTGTATATCCTCATTAGAAACGTTATAAATCTGCCTTGCTAAATCGGTCAGGACTTCAGGATCGAGGCCATATCCTTTTTTACCCATAAGCGCTTCACCGCTTAATTTTAATAAAACTCTCCTAGAACTCATAAATCCCCCTCCTGATAAATTTTATACGCTCTCTCCTAAAGAAAAACGAGAAAATCTCCTTACTACAATGTTTTCCCCAACTTTGGCAATCATCTGGTTTATTAGATCAGAAATCTTAATAGAAGGATCTTTTACAAAGGGTTGTTCTAAAAGACAAACTTCTTCATAAAACTTCTTAATTTTACCCTCTACAATTTTATCAAGCATATTTTCTGGTTTGCCTTCCTGTCTTGCTTGATTTTTGAGAATTTCCTTCTCAGAATTTAACACTTCTTCTGAAACATGCTCTTTAGAAATATAAATAGGATTAGATGCAGCAATCTGCAGAGCAATATCATGTGCAAGATTCAAAAATTCATCAGTTCTTGCAACAAAATCAGTCTCGCAATTAAGCTCCAAGAGTACTCCAATTTTTTTGTTTTGATGGATATAAGCTTCAATTATTCCTTCCTTTGCTTCTTTACCAGCTCTTTTAGCAGCCTTTGCAAGCCCTTTTTCTCTCAAGTATTTTATTGCCTTCTCCATATCACAAGAGCACTCTTGCAGAGCCTTTTTGCAGTCCATAATTCCTGCTCCGGTTCTCTCTCTTAGCTCTTTAACGATTTCACTTTTTATTTCCACTTTATATCTACTCCTTAAAATAGTTTATTATTTAGATTTTAGATTTAATAAATTTATACAGCTTCTTCTGTACTTTCCTGAAATTCCTTACTTTCAGATACCTCAACAGCATCTTGCCCTTGTTTTGCCTCAATAATTGCATCTGCAATTTTCCCAGCAATGAGCTTTATAGCCCTAATTGCATCATCATTAGCTGGAATTATGCAGTCGACTAAATCCGGATCACAATTGGTATCTACTATACCTATAACAGGTATGCCAAGCTTCCTTGCTTCAAGAACTGCTATTTGATCCTTCTTTATATCAGCAACAAATAAAGCACCAGGCAATCTGTTCATGTTTTTCATGCCACCAAGACTACTTTGAAGCTTAGCAAGCTCTTTTTTGAGCTTCATAGCTTCTTTTATAGGATACAAATCTATTCTTCCGCTTGCCTGAAGTTCTTCCAATTCTTTTAATCTTGTAATTCTGCTCATAATTGTTACAAAATTTGTAAGCGTACCGCCAAGCCATCTGGTATTTACATACGGCGAACCACACCTTATAGCTTCTTCTTTAATGGCATCTTGAGCCTGTCTTTTAGTTCCAACAAACAAAATTTCTTCACCTTCAGAAGCAATTTTTCTAGCAAAATCATAGGCTGCTTCGAAACAACGAAGAGTTTTTTGAAGATCAATAATATAGATTCCATTTCTAGCAGTAAAGATGTAAGGTTTCATTTTCGGATTCCACCTTCGCGTCTGGTGCCCGAAATGTACCCCTGCTTCTAAAAGCTGTTTCATAGAAATTATTGACACTACAACCTCCTTAAATATACCTCCGCCAAAAGAAAAAAATTGGCGTGCGAATTTACCGAACAATCGGCTAAAAAAGTTTATCACAAACATTATATTCAGTAAAGACTCAAAACTTTCTTTAAGTGTTAAAATAAATTAATTTCTTCTTTTTAAATTTTGGAGGATCTAATTTATGGAAATAATTTTTATAAGACACAGCAACGCTGAAACCATCGGCATAGAACAGAAAGATTTTGACAGGAAACTAACTCCAAAGGGTGTTAAAAAGGCAAAAAAGATTGCGAAGGGCCTAAAAAAGATCTTTAACAATGAAATTGTAGAAATCTGGACCAGCCCAGCTCAAAGGGCATTTCAAACATCAAAAATAATAGCAGAAACTTTAAAGTGTGAAAACGTAAAAGAAATGGATTCTCTCTGGGAGAGTGATTTTATAAAATTTTTGCATGATATAAAAAACGTAGATGAAAATGTAAGATTAATATGTATAGGACATCAACCCACTCTCACAGACTGGGTAAAAAGTCTTACGGGATCAATAGTATCATTTAAAAAGTGTTCATGTTTGAGCCTTACAATAGATCCTACCAACCCTCACTCAGGAACCCTTAACTGGTTTTTTGATGTAAAATTTATAGAAAAAATCCTGGACGTCTAAGTTCTACCTTGATAATTATCTCCGTTTTCTCTAACCTAAATAAATCTATCCCTTTTTGTACCCTATCAAGGGCATTTCCAATCATTTGGCAAGTCTTTAAACTAACTATCAGCAGGAATACTATTCTCTAATTTTTATAATATGAAAATCGTATTTATATCCTCTATAAAATGATAAATTTCCATAAATTTCCTCCAATTGAATCAGTTCTTATTTTCGTTATAATATAATTACAGAAAAAAATGTTAAGAAAAAAAGTTTGTAAAAGATGCAATACAATAAATTTTGCCGATGCAAAGTTTTGCAGAAATTGTGGAAATTCATTAATAATCTCAAAGGAAATTAGAGATGAATTAAACAACATTGAAAACGATGATTTTTCACTTGCTACACCAATTGGAGGTCCCATCTGGACATTTCAATTACTATTTTCAAATTGGGCAAAAAAACAAGAAAAAAGATATTTAAAATATATAAATAAATTTACATCATTAAAAACTTTATTATATGCAATTATTTTAGCAAAAAGTACTTATAAGGAGTTTGTTTTTGATAAAAAAAACAACAACTTAGCTTTAAGTTATATAAATTTATATATTTTAAATTTTCTAATTGGATACATCTTCTCTCTGGGCTTTTCATTAAATCTTTTGTTAATTGCATTATTGCTAAGCCTCACAGAGGCAGCAATAATATTTGCCAAAATTATAGTATTGAAGTTTTTGACTCATACGCTGGTAAAGGTGTCTTTTCCAAACGATTTATTTTTAAGATTGATCTCTATCACATGCGCACCGCTATTCTTAAGCTTCATACCTTACAGTTGGGAAATTTTGAAAATTTATATATTTTTTACCCAGGCAGTTGGCATTAGGGATATAACAAACTGCACAACATTAAAGTCTTTTTTCATAAGTCTATGTTTATCAATAGTAGACATCATTATTTGGGGAACGCTAAGCCCTTATATTCATTCTATTAAATTTTAGATTTATTAAAAAATTGTTATATAATCTAAATTAATAGTATTATGAAGTCAATAGATTAAAAATCTGGAAGAGAGGAAACGGTGTGGATAAGGATATAAAGGATATAAAAGAAAATCAAAACGAAACAAAAGAATTACCCTATAGGGAATTACCCTTAATACCTCTAAAAGATACGGTAATCTTCCCTCATATGGTAGTACCTCTTTTTATAGGAAGAGATAAATCGCTAAAAGCACTTGAAGAAGCAATGTTAAAGTATGAAAAACACGTTTTGGTAGTCTCTCAAAAAAAGCCCGATGAAGAAGCTGAAATAGAAGGCCTTTATCAGGTTGGAGTAATAGCAAATATACTTCAAATATTAAAATTGCCTGACGGTCATGCAAGAATAGTTGTGCAAGGCACAGATAGAGCAAAAATTTTATCATTTAAACAAACCGATCCATTTTTTCTTGTCGAATTTGAGAAACTAGAAGAAGAAGATTCAAAGGATCCAGAAATTGAAGCAATGGTAAGAGTCCTTATTAGCAAATTTGAAGAAGCTACAAAACTTGGGAAAAATATTCCAAGTGAAGCTGTGATAGCCATATATAATATAAGTGAACCATCAAGATTATCTGAATATATAGCTACTCATCTTATAAACAGCACAGAAGAAAAACAACTTATTCTTGAAACCACTGACCTAAAAGAAAAACTAAAAAAGTTACTCAAATATGTGCAAAAAGAAATTTCTATTCTAGAAGTAGAATCAAGAATCAAGAATCAAATAAACCAGGAGATGGAAAAACATCAGAAGGAATTCTACCTTAGAGAACAAATTAAAGCGATCCAAAAAGAACTTGGAGAAGCAGAAGAAAAACAAGTGGAATTAGAGGATCTTAAAAACAAAATTAAAGAAGCAAAAATGCCCCCAGAAGTAGAAAAAAAGGTTTACAAAGAAATTTCCAGATTGGAAAAAATGCCCTCTACTTCTGCAGAAGTACCAGTAATTAGAACATACCTTGATTGGGTTATAAATCTTCCCTGGTCAAAAAAGTCGAAAGATAATCTCGATATATTAAAAGCTGAAAAAATTTTAGAAAGAGAACACTATGGGCTTAAAAAAGTAAAAGAGAGAATAATAGAATTTTTAGCTATAAGAAAGTTAACAAAAAGTCTTAAGGGACCAATTCTTTGTTTTGTAGGACCACCTGGTGTAGGAAAAACTTCTCTTGGAAAGTCAATTGCAGCGGCATTAAACAGAAAATTCATAAGAATCGCGTTGGGCGGCATGAGAGATGAAGCAGAAATAAGAGGACACAGAAAAACATATGTAGGAGCACTACCAGGTAGAATTATTCAAAGTATTTCTCAAGTGCAAACTAATAATCCTGTATTTATGATGGATGAAATAGATAAAGTTGGTACCGATTTCAGGGGCGATCCAACAAGCGCCCTACTTGAAGTTTTAGACCCAGAGCAAAACCATTCTTTTACTGATCACTACTTAGAAGTTCCTTTCGATCTTTCAAACGTTATGTTCATAACTACTGCAAATCTAATTGATCCTATTCCAGAACCTTTAAGGGATAGAATGGAAATAATAGAGATCCCGGGATATACAGAAGATGAAAAAGTAGAAATTGCTATGAGACATCTTTTACCCAAGCAACTAAAATTTCACGGTTTAAATAAAGAAAAAGTTAAAATCAACAAAGATGTAATAATAAAAATTATACGGGAATACACCCACGAAGCAGGTGTAAGAAATTTAGAAAGAAATATTGCATCTTTATGTAGAAAAGCAGCAAAATTAATTGCTACCAACAAGGCAAAAAGCGTAACCTTTACCGTTAAAAATCTAGAAAAATATTTAGGAGTAGCAAAGTATAGCTACGGAATGGCAGACGAAGTAGACAGGGTAGGTGTGGTAACAGGCCTTGCATGGACACCTAGTGGAGGAGACATCTTGTTTATCGAAACCCTAATATATCCGGGTAAAGGACAATTAACCCTAACTGGCCAACTTGGTGATGTCATGAAAGAATCAGCTCAGGCAGCACTTAGCTATATTAAATCCAATGCAAAAACATTGAATATTTCTGAAGAAATTCTTAGTAAGAATGATATGCACATTCACGTACCAGAAGGCGCAATACCTAAAGATGGACCATCAGCAGGAGTCGCAATTGCTACCTCAATGGTATCAGCTCTTACTGGCAAAAAAGCAAACAAAAACGTTGCAATGACAGGAGAAATAACGCTTAGAGGACAGGTGTTACCAATAGGAGGTATTAGAGAAAAGCTTCTTGCAGCTCATAGAGCAGGGATTAAAAAAGTTTTAATTCCTGAAAAAAATAAGAAAGAAGTTGCAGAAATCCCAAAAAATGTATTAAAAAATTTAGAAATAACTTACATTAAAGAAGTTCAAGAAGCCTTTCAGGCTACTCTTTTAGACAATTAAGCAAAAAATTGTCAAATATATTCGAAAACATAATATCTCAAAATGATTAAACTAATCTTAAATCGTATAAAACGAGAAATTTTTCTAGTATTTTTTATCATTTTATTTGGAACATGTGGATACATGTTTCTAGAACATTACACTCCAATTGAAGCACTTTTTATGACAGTCATAACAATAACAACTGTTGGTTATGAAGAAGTAAAGCCTCTTGACAATGCTGGAATGTTATTTAGCATAATTTTAATACTATCAAGTTTTGGCATATTTGCATTCGCTATCTCAAGAATAGTAGATTATATGTTTAGCTCATATTTCGAAGAAAGAGAGAAGATGAAAATGGAAAACAAGTTAAAAAAACTTAAAGATCATATTATAGTATGTGGATATGGCAGAATGGGTTCTATCGTAGCAAAAGATTTGAGAAAAAACAAAAAAGACGTAGTAATAATAGAAAATAATCCCCAAACTTGTGAACTTGCAAAAAAAGATGGGTTTATCGCTATCGAAGGAAATGCTACTAATGATGAAATGCTAATAAAAGCTGGCGTAAAAGTAGCAAAATCAATAGTAGCTACTACCTCATCTGAGCCAGATAATGGGTTTATAAGTCTTTCTGCAAAAAAACTTAATCCGCAAATATTAGTTATCAGTAGAGCCAGTAATACAGAATGGATATCAAAATTACACCTTGCTGGTGCAGATGAAGTGATATCTCCACATACCTTTGGTGCAAGGAGAATTGTAAACTTTATATTAAATCCAGGGCTTGTTGAATTTCTCGACATTTTAAGAGATGAAAATATTGACATATTTATGGAAGAATTAATTGTAAAACCTAACTCCATACTCAATGGCAAAACTTTTAAATCATGGGAGGATTTAAGATTATTCTTAGATGTTCCATCTCTAATACCTTTAACATTTTGTATCGAAAAATATAATAAGTGCCCACATAACGAGGAGTTTACATTAAAAGAATCTGATAAAATAATCATAATCGGTTCAAAATCGGATATAGAGAGAGTTAATAAACTTGTATTGCAAAATAGCAATTGACTATCATAAGTTTTTTATTTGTATAAATTTTAGGTATTTTAAAAAGTTGAAAGTAAGCTTGTATCATGGGTAAATCTTTTTTAAGCTTTTTACCAATATATATTTTGATAGCTATAACAATTTTCGTGTTTGCATTCAAAGATTTTATTATTCAAGTACTTCTTGCCCTTATTTTTGCTATAGTTTTATCTCCTCCTGTAGACTTTCTTGAAAAAAAGAAAATTCCAAGATTTTTTGGATCTTTAATAATATTTTTCTCGGTAATCTCATTTATGGTCATTATTTATTTACTTATTGCACCTATTTTGAATTTCGAAATCCAAAAATTAGTCGCATCTTTTCCAGATTATCTTAAAAATTTTGATGACGTCTTTCAAAATTTTTTAACCAATTTACAAATAAATCCAGGACATTATATTTGGTTGAATTTAATTCTCCAAAAATTAAGGGATCACTTTCAGGAATGGATTGGTAATGCATTAAATATTTTAGGTGCATCAACATTTGATTTAATAAATAAAGCCATATCCTGGCTAGTTTTCCCTATTCTAACTTTATTTTTTATGAAAGATCTTCCAATCCTTACCAAAGGTATTTTAGAAATATTTCCACAAAACAAAAGAACTCTCATAAAAGAAATTGGATCCTGTCTCACTCACGGCATTAGAGCCTATGTAAAAGGACAACTTATTTTGTCAGTCACTATAGGATTTTTGACAGGTCTAGGATTATTCTTTTTAGGTATCGAATATTTCCTTCTTCTTGGTGTTTTGGCAGCTATTTTAGAATTTATTCCTTATCTGGGGCCAATGCTTGCTTCAATTCCTGCTCTTATAGTTTCAATAGCAATTTCACCTTTGAAAGCTTTCATAGTACTTATTTTCTACATTATACTTCATCAATTTGAAGGAGTAATAATAGCGCCAAACATAATGAGCAAAAGCATCGACGTGCCTCCATCTCTGGTAATAATTGTGCTCACTATTGCTGCAGCACTTGGCTCAATTCCTGGAATGCTTTTATCAATCCCTCTTACTGCTATTTCTAAATCTCTTTATGAATATTGGCAAAAGAGCCGCACTAAACCCTAAAAGTATAATAAATATTTTTTCAGGAGAAAAGATGAAAGCTATACGCGTTTTGGGACTCACAAAATCCTATAAATCAGAAACCAATATAGTTGCCGTAAACAATTTATCCTTTGAAGTAGAAGAGGGACAGGTTTTTTGTCTTTTAGGTCCTAATGGTGCTGGTAAAACTACTACTATAAGAATACTCAATACACTTTTAAAAAAGGATAAGGGTCAAATCTATTTTTTTAATATTGATTTAGACAAAAAACCACAAGACATAAAAAATATTATCGGTGTGGTCCAACAGCACACAAATGTCGATTCAGAACTTACGGTATGGGAAAATCTTTTGATTCACTCTATGCTTCATAAAATGAATAAAATGTTGTTTAAAGAAAGAGCGAATCAGCTTTTAGAAGCTATAGATATGATTGACAAAAAAAACAGGTTTGCAAATAAACTCTCTGGTGGAGAAAGGAGAAAGCTTTCTATTATTAGAGCGCTTTTACACAATCCAAAAATTATATTCTTAGATGAACCAACTGTTGGACTAGATACTTTTACTAGAAGATCTATCTGGGAAAATATAAAACAACTCAAGTATTCTGGCAAAACAATAATTTTAACTACACATTATATTGAAGAAGCTCAAATGCTTTCAGATCTCGTCTTAATAATAAACAAGGGGAAAAAGCTTATTGAGGAAACTCCAAATACTCTAATAAATAGATTGGGCAAAGTTACACTTGAATATCAAGAAAATGGTAAAACGATATATAAATTTTTTAATACCAATCAAGAAGCAAAAGATTTTAGCGTAAATCTTAAAGATTTAAATTCTATCCTTATTAGAGAAACAAATTTAGAAGACGTTTTCGTCACAATGACAGGAAATGGAGGTGAAGATTATTGCAACTCTTTAGAGAAGTGTTTCCCATAGTCTTAAGAGATCTGATAGTTTTAAAAAGAAGACTTATAATATTAATTGGTTCTAATCTTATGGGACCAATTTTATATCTTACGGCATTTGGCTG comes from Thermodesulfobium acidiphilum and encodes:
- a CDS encoding sulfite exporter TauE/SafE family protein, yielding MKDKLKFITFGILGGLASGLLGIGGGLVFVPLLTNYAGYSQKEAHATSLGAIIPAAIVGALIYNVNGLNSFTASIYLALGGIIGAQIGSRAMYKFSNKWLRKTFGVFLLLMCIRMVLK
- a CDS encoding TSUP family transporter, producing MNIILFLVVGLFTGVVSGMMGVGGGLVMIPAMVLFMSVPQGMAQGISLAAIVPISLMGAWVHFKKGGLKKDAILIGLGAILGASITSSIIPYIPINALKMIFSLVLFYFALRMILK
- the aroQ gene encoding type II 3-dehydroquinate dehydratase — translated: MKKILVINGPNLNMLGTREPNIYGNITLHSLEELILNFAKELEIKVDFFQSNHEGDIIDKIHRTYDAYNAFIINPGAFTHYSYAIRDAIASINIPVIEVHLSNIHAREEFRKSSVIAPVCLGQISGLGELSYLTAIVAIDKYLQKSAKKI
- the mtrB gene encoding trp RNA-binding attenuation protein MtrB, which encodes MFPLDTKPISTLADYVVIKALADGVMISGMTRGKETKFHHSERIDVGEVVIAQFTDNTSAMKVRGKAKILTKYGVVYSGMPEKE
- the hisIE gene encoding bifunctional phosphoribosyl-AMP cyclohydrolase/phosphoribosyl-ATP diphosphatase HisIE, translating into MIDNIISKIKFDKSGLVPAIVQDFYTLDVLMMAYMNEESLKKTIETNETWFYSRSRKCLWHKGETSGHIQRVKEIKVDCDGDTLLILVEQVGGIACHTGNRSCFYRKIENSGLVEEKSKSAILSYLFSTFKNREENPKPDSYVSKLLNKGKSRILQKLGEEAVETIIAGMRGDKSEFVYEVTDLYFHIALSLYTFGLSFDNIYEELIRRKKDEKDG
- the frr gene encoding ribosome recycling factor gives rise to the protein MNSKEVEHLRQRMSKAIDNLSKEFASVRTGRASPALLDHVKVDYYGTTVPIKQLANVSQQDARTLLINVYDKNALQAVDKAIRLSDLGLTPQVDGMVLRIVIPTLTQERRKELVKVVKKMAEEARVAVRNIRRDELEILEKKVKNKEISEDDLKRFKNEFQKITDSFIQEIDKLLSNKEREILND
- the pyrH gene encoding UMP kinase, producing MSSRRVLLKLSGEALMGKKGYGLDPEVLTDLARQIYNVSNEDIQIAIVVGGGNIFRGLSGVALGMDRATADHMGMLATVINALALQDALERRGVQTRVQTAIEIREVAEPYIRRRAIRHLEKGRVVIFAAGTGSPYFTTDTAAALRAAEIGADVIFKATSVDGVYNADPKLNPGAVKFDKLKYMDVLKEGLSVMDTTAISMCMDNKIPIVVFSLLEPGNIEKALKGEKVGTLVY
- the tsf gene encoding translation elongation factor Ts, whose protein sequence is MEIKSEIVKELRERTGAGIMDCKKALQECSCDMEKAIKYLREKGLAKAAKRAGKEAKEGIIEAYIHQNKKIGVLLELNCETDFVARTDEFLNLAHDIALQIAASNPIYISKEHVSEEVLNSEKEILKNQARQEGKPENMLDKIVEGKIKKFYEEVCLLEQPFVKDPSIKISDLINQMIAKVGENIVVRRFSRFSLGESV
- the rpsB gene encoding 30S ribosomal protein S2, whose amino-acid sequence is MSIISMKQLLEAGVHFGHQTRRWNPKMKPYIFTARNGIYIIDLQKTLRCFEAAYDFARKIASEGEEILFVGTKRQAQDAIKEEAIRCGSPYVNTRWLGGTLTNFVTIMSRITRLKELEELQASGRIDLYPIKEAMKLKKELAKLQSSLGGMKNMNRLPGALFVADIKKDQIAVLEARKLGIPVIGIVDTNCDPDLVDCIIPANDDAIRAIKLIAGKIADAIIEAKQGQDAVEVSESKEFQESTEEAV
- a CDS encoding SixA phosphatase family protein → MEIIFIRHSNAETIGIEQKDFDRKLTPKGVKKAKKIAKGLKKIFNNEIVEIWTSPAQRAFQTSKIIAETLKCENVKEMDSLWESDFIKFLHDIKNVDENVRLICIGHQPTLTDWVKSLTGSIVSFKKCSCLSLTIDPTNPHSGTLNWFFDVKFIEKILDV
- the lon gene encoding endopeptidase La → MDKDIKDIKENQNETKELPYRELPLIPLKDTVIFPHMVVPLFIGRDKSLKALEEAMLKYEKHVLVVSQKKPDEEAEIEGLYQVGVIANILQILKLPDGHARIVVQGTDRAKILSFKQTDPFFLVEFEKLEEEDSKDPEIEAMVRVLISKFEEATKLGKNIPSEAVIAIYNISEPSRLSEYIATHLINSTEEKQLILETTDLKEKLKKLLKYVQKEISILEVESRIKNQINQEMEKHQKEFYLREQIKAIQKELGEAEEKQVELEDLKNKIKEAKMPPEVEKKVYKEISRLEKMPSTSAEVPVIRTYLDWVINLPWSKKSKDNLDILKAEKILEREHYGLKKVKERIIEFLAIRKLTKSLKGPILCFVGPPGVGKTSLGKSIAAALNRKFIRIALGGMRDEAEIRGHRKTYVGALPGRIIQSISQVQTNNPVFMMDEIDKVGTDFRGDPTSALLEVLDPEQNHSFTDHYLEVPFDLSNVMFITTANLIDPIPEPLRDRMEIIEIPGYTEDEKVEIAMRHLLPKQLKFHGLNKEKVKINKDVIIKIIREYTHEAGVRNLERNIASLCRKAAKLIATNKAKSVTFTVKNLEKYLGVAKYSYGMADEVDRVGVVTGLAWTPSGGDILFIETLIYPGKGQLTLTGQLGDVMKESAQAALSYIKSNAKTLNISEEILSKNDMHIHVPEGAIPKDGPSAGVAIATSMVSALTGKKANKNVAMTGEITLRGQVLPIGGIREKLLAAHRAGIKKVLIPEKNKKEVAEIPKNVLKNLEITYIKEVQEAFQATLLDN